A part of Cloacibacillus sp. genomic DNA contains:
- a CDS encoding (deoxy)nucleoside triphosphate pyrophosphohydrolase, with amino-acid sequence MKMTEVVAALIWDDDKFMICQRPAEKARGLLWEFVGGKVEPGETKKEALIRECREELGVVISVGGVFTEVEHRYPDICVHLTLFNAKIADGVPQKLEHNDIRWIKREEIPLYDFCPADVEILRKLKDYRGT; translated from the coding sequence ATGAAGATGACGGAAGTGGTGGCGGCGCTGATTTGGGACGATGATAAATTCATGATCTGCCAGCGTCCGGCGGAGAAGGCGCGCGGCCTGCTCTGGGAGTTTGTCGGCGGCAAGGTGGAACCTGGCGAAACGAAGAAGGAGGCGCTGATACGCGAATGCCGCGAAGAGCTTGGCGTCGTTATCTCCGTGGGCGGCGTATTCACGGAGGTCGAACACCGATATCCCGACATCTGCGTTCACCTCACACTCTTTAACGCGAAAATTGCGGATGGCGTGCCGCAGAAGCTTGAGCATAACGACATCCGCTGGATAAAGAGAGAGGAGATCCCCCTTTACGATTTCTGTCCCGCGGACGTGGAGATTTTACGAAAGCTGAAAGATTACCGCGGCACCTAA
- a CDS encoding hemolysin III family protein has product MKKDKREITSSLTHLAGALFALAGTIKLAYDAFGEEGVAAFVSVLVFGISMVVLYSTSSIYHWCCAVQTRAAKFMQRLDHIAIFLLIAGTYTPVCVITLGYPLGYIMLSLVWGVAAAGLLMKIFWMEAPVWLSCSLYVAMGWIAAFFIVPLVHALTPGALVWLVTGGLLYTAGAVIFGLERPRLSFSWFGPHELFHLFVMGGSLCHYITVSHYLA; this is encoded by the coding sequence ATGAAAAAAGACAAAAGAGAGATCACAAGCTCTCTCACTCATCTCGCGGGGGCGCTCTTCGCGCTCGCAGGGACGATAAAACTGGCTTACGACGCCTTCGGCGAGGAGGGCGTCGCCGCATTCGTCTCCGTACTAGTCTTTGGGATCAGCATGGTCGTGTTATATTCGACAAGCTCGATCTACCATTGGTGCTGCGCCGTTCAGACGCGCGCGGCGAAATTCATGCAGCGGCTAGACCACATCGCGATCTTTTTGCTGATCGCGGGAACATACACACCGGTGTGCGTGATCACGCTCGGATATCCGCTCGGATATATCATGCTCTCTCTTGTCTGGGGCGTCGCCGCCGCTGGGCTGTTGATGAAGATATTCTGGATGGAGGCCCCCGTCTGGCTCTCCTGTTCGCTCTATGTGGCAATGGGCTGGATCGCGGCCTTTTTCATCGTACCGCTGGTACACGCGCTCACGCCGGGCGCTCTCGTCTGGCTCGTGACTGGCGGACTTCTATACACCGCAGGAGCCGTCATCTTCGGGCTTGAGCGGCCGCGGCTTTCCTTCTCGTGGTTTGGACCGCATGAACTCTTCCATCTCTTCGTGATGGGAGGCTCCCTCTGCCACTATATTACAGTTTCCCATTATCTGGCCTAA
- a CDS encoding Na+/H+ antiporter NhaC family protein: MLEFLKLSPVILLAVMVVNGVDILISASIGLFVAAFICKFTEKMKFADIMNEAVEGAKEATLLAFILMLAYALAEIFMSTGVGAAAISLFLHVGVTGKTVAVVAFLTTCVLSVSTGTSWGTFAACIPIFIWLCNVVGGNPAMTFAAAVGGSAFGDNIGLISDTTILSSGLQGVKVVDRIRAQGPWSVLCVILAAICFYSLSVAMGLPDTAGDPSKILAAMSQETIKVLEEERPAVLTLLAQVKDGVPLYMIIPVIIVVTMAVMRMDTISCLSTGIVCAIAFGYAAGTVTSISDVIGLVQSGFESAGSWAVIMLFWAMGFGAVMRKMDAFGPIAAFFVRISRRVRHLVVCNGLLCLIINATVNEEMSQMATVGPVLKDIINNNVEGSEEDKYKLRNRNALFSDAVGVHSAALIPWHTGVAYYMGLAAAVYPLYHFTIGDLYYNFMGIICVVSIYVLTFTGWDRFIPLFGLPEEPAVRLKKVEDRDYQVEEELLSDPN, encoded by the coding sequence ATGTTAGAGTTTTTGAAGCTTTCTCCTGTCATTCTTCTTGCGGTAATGGTTGTGAACGGCGTGGATATCCTTATATCCGCCTCTATAGGTCTTTTTGTCGCGGCTTTTATATGTAAGTTCACCGAGAAGATGAAGTTCGCGGACATCATGAACGAAGCCGTCGAAGGCGCGAAAGAGGCCACGCTGCTGGCCTTTATCCTGATGCTCGCATACGCGCTGGCGGAGATATTCATGAGCACCGGCGTCGGCGCGGCGGCTATCTCCCTATTCCTTCATGTTGGGGTCACGGGAAAGACGGTGGCCGTCGTCGCGTTCCTTACGACATGCGTTCTCTCCGTCTCCACCGGTACATCATGGGGAACCTTCGCGGCCTGCATTCCCATCTTTATCTGGCTCTGCAACGTAGTAGGCGGCAACCCCGCGATGACCTTTGCCGCGGCGGTGGGCGGCTCCGCCTTTGGCGACAACATCGGACTTATCTCCGATACGACGATACTCAGCTCGGGCCTGCAGGGGGTCAAAGTTGTCGACCGGATACGTGCGCAGGGGCCGTGGTCTGTATTATGCGTCATCCTTGCAGCTATTTGCTTCTATTCATTAAGCGTGGCCATGGGCCTTCCCGACACCGCGGGAGATCCGTCAAAGATACTGGCAGCGATGTCACAGGAGACGATAAAAGTACTCGAGGAGGAGCGTCCCGCGGTGCTCACCCTGCTTGCCCAGGTAAAAGACGGTGTGCCGCTCTATATGATAATTCCGGTGATAATTGTCGTTACAATGGCTGTCATGCGCATGGATACCATCAGCTGCCTTTCCACCGGCATAGTCTGCGCGATTGCCTTCGGATATGCCGCGGGGACAGTCACTTCGATTTCGGACGTCATCGGACTTGTGCAGTCCGGTTTTGAAAGCGCCGGAAGCTGGGCTGTCATAATGCTCTTCTGGGCGATGGGATTTGGCGCGGTAATGCGTAAAATGGACGCCTTTGGCCCGATTGCGGCCTTCTTTGTAAGGATCAGCCGCAGGGTGCGCCACCTTGTCGTCTGCAACGGGCTGCTGTGCCTCATAATCAACGCCACCGTTAATGAGGAGATGTCGCAGATGGCGACGGTTGGGCCGGTTTTAAAAGATATAATCAACAATAATGTCGAGGGATCGGAGGAGGACAAATACAAACTGCGCAACAGAAACGCGCTCTTTTCTGACGCCGTGGGCGTTCATTCCGCCGCGCTGATTCCCTGGCACACGGGGGTTGCCTACTACATGGGGCTGGCGGCGGCGGTATATCCGCTTTATCACTTTACAATAGGAGACCTATATTACAACTTCATGGGAATAATCTGTGTCGTCTCGATATATGTTCTGACCTTTACCGGCTGGGACAGATTCATACCGCTGTTTGGCCTGCCTGAAGAGCCTGCGGTCAGACTGAAAAAGGTCGAGGACCGAGATTATCAAGTGGAAGAAGAGCTGCTTTCAGACCCAAATTAA
- a CDS encoding homoserine dehydrogenase: MSRIIRYCMAGFGNVGVRFARLLLEKEAELRAEYGCEMRLTGICTRSKGTLLNSEGLDLKKVLAMNEEAGRFDEKDDDFVRCGTETMIAASEADLLIELTTLSIDDGEPAASYIRTALNRGMHVITANKGPEAWRFDELNALAEEKGRMFLYETIVMDGTPVFNLVKKNLCGNRILGIKGILNGTTNFVLGELERGGSYESAVKEAQRIQLAEADPSMDVDGWDGAAKICALANILMGAKANPKAVHVESLADIDAADIAAAREKGCRIKYLCRAEAGDENGGLKLSVKPELIPFGDPLASVNGTSAAVTLYTDLAGEISIVQTDPGILQTAYGVYSDLCTLIESTQ, from the coding sequence ATGAGCAGAATAATCAGGTATTGCATGGCCGGCTTTGGTAATGTCGGCGTAAGGTTTGCGCGTCTGCTTTTGGAAAAGGAGGCAGAGTTAAGGGCGGAATACGGATGTGAAATGCGTCTTACCGGCATATGTACCCGTTCAAAGGGTACACTGCTGAACTCCGAAGGTCTTGACCTTAAAAAGGTTCTTGCAATGAACGAAGAGGCGGGCCGCTTTGACGAAAAGGACGATGATTTTGTCCGCTGCGGCACGGAAACTATGATCGCCGCGTCGGAGGCAGATCTGCTCATCGAACTTACGACACTGTCCATCGACGACGGCGAACCGGCGGCGAGTTACATCAGAACGGCGCTTAACCGCGGTATGCACGTAATAACCGCCAATAAGGGACCGGAGGCATGGCGCTTTGACGAACTCAACGCCCTCGCTGAGGAAAAGGGGCGGATGTTCCTCTACGAGACGATTGTGATGGATGGCACGCCTGTCTTTAATCTAGTCAAAAAAAACCTGTGCGGGAACAGGATTCTTGGGATAAAGGGAATCCTGAACGGTACGACGAACTTTGTGCTGGGGGAGCTTGAGAGAGGTGGTAGCTATGAATCGGCGGTCAAAGAGGCGCAGCGCATACAGCTTGCCGAGGCCGACCCCTCGATGGATGTCGATGGCTGGGACGGCGCGGCTAAGATCTGCGCGCTGGCAAATATCTTGATGGGGGCGAAGGCCAATCCGAAGGCGGTCCACGTGGAAAGCCTCGCTGACATTGACGCCGCGGATATCGCGGCGGCGCGCGAAAAGGGCTGCCGGATAAAGTATCTCTGCCGCGCTGAAGCCGGTGATGAAAATGGCGGCCTTAAATTAAGTGTCAAACCCGAGCTTATCCCCTTCGGCGATCCCCTTGCCAGCGTTAACGGAACGTCGGCCGCAGTCACCCTATACACGGACCTTGCCGGGGAGATCTCCATAGTGCAGACCGACCCCGGGATACTGCAGACGGCCTACGGCGTCTACAGCGATCTCTGTACGCTGATAGAAAGTACACAATAA
- a CDS encoding EFR1 family ferrodoxin (N-terminal region resembles flavodoxins. C-terminal ferrodoxin region binds two 4Fe-4S clusters.) — MDIKNAVSVYFSPTDSTHRILSAVTERLPWPVQELDITDYPADDGEYRLSANELLLAGVPVYGGRVPATAVQRLKNLYGDETPAVIVAVYGNRDYDDALLELRDLLEQRGFRVVAAAAFIAEHNIMHSVAAGRPDEQDFKAIEKFAQDVVSKLTKINRAAAADPLVLKGNLPYREYNGVPFKPSADDSCVKCGLCAAKCPVKAIPAETPENTDTEKCITCMRCIKVCPQGARSLNKLMLCAAEKLFALKNSKRKEPEIFI; from the coding sequence ATGGATATCAAAAATGCCGTATCGGTATATTTCAGCCCCACAGATTCGACACACAGGATACTGTCCGCGGTCACGGAAAGGCTGCCATGGCCGGTTCAGGAGCTGGACATTACGGATTATCCGGCAGACGACGGAGAATACCGCCTCTCGGCGAATGAACTGCTGCTGGCAGGCGTGCCGGTCTACGGCGGACGTGTGCCTGCCACGGCGGTACAGCGCCTGAAGAACCTCTACGGAGACGAAACTCCGGCGGTGATCGTCGCCGTCTACGGAAACCGCGACTACGACGACGCCCTGCTCGAGCTGCGGGATCTCCTCGAACAGCGTGGTTTCCGGGTCGTCGCGGCGGCGGCCTTTATCGCCGAGCATAATATCATGCACTCCGTCGCGGCGGGACGCCCCGACGAACAGGATTTTAAGGCGATTGAAAAGTTTGCCCAAGATGTCGTGAGTAAACTTACCAAGATCAACAGAGCCGCTGCCGCCGACCCGCTGGTACTGAAGGGGAATTTGCCATACCGCGAATATAACGGCGTGCCCTTTAAGCCCTCGGCCGACGACAGCTGCGTTAAATGCGGCCTCTGCGCCGCCAAATGTCCCGTAAAGGCTATCCCAGCGGAAACTCCCGAGAATACCGATACGGAAAAATGTATCACCTGCATGCGCTGCATCAAGGTCTGTCCGCAGGGAGCGAGATCCCTCAACAAGCTCATGCTCTGCGCGGCGGAAAAGCTCTTCGCGCTGAAGAACTCAAAGAGGAAAGAGCCGGAGATTTTTATTTAG
- a CDS encoding HAD family hydrolase has protein sequence MPNIIAVIWDFDKTLVDGYMQDPIFKEYRIDAESFWAEVNALPQMYLETQNVRVNPDTIYLSHFIHCVKRGIFPGLNNRKLYEFGRELNFYPGVPEIFDTINNLLRGEAKYEEYDIKVEQYIVSTGMTQVIRGSSVMPYVKNVWGCELIEEVGADGVPVISEVGYTIDNTTKTRALFEINKGVWLSDGRIEVNTNIPEEQRRVNFKNMIYIADGPSDVPAFSVVNKNGGATFAIYPRGNRKAFAQAEQLRMDGRVNMFAEADYRENTTAYMWITEKIKEMAERIYGSEREKVFDNISAAPRHLS, from the coding sequence ATGCCCAACATCATCGCGGTGATATGGGACTTTGACAAGACGCTGGTAGACGGTTACATGCAGGACCCGATCTTTAAGGAGTATAGGATCGACGCGGAGAGTTTTTGGGCGGAGGTCAACGCCCTGCCGCAGATGTATCTGGAGACGCAGAATGTGCGTGTCAATCCCGACACCATCTACCTCAGCCACTTTATCCATTGTGTGAAGCGCGGGATCTTTCCTGGGCTGAACAACAGAAAACTATATGAATTTGGCCGTGAGCTGAATTTTTATCCCGGTGTGCCGGAGATATTCGATACGATAAACAACCTCCTGCGCGGCGAGGCCAAATACGAGGAATACGATATCAAGGTCGAGCAGTATATCGTCAGCACCGGCATGACGCAGGTCATCCGCGGCTCCTCTGTCATGCCCTACGTGAAAAACGTCTGGGGCTGCGAGCTCATCGAGGAGGTTGGCGCTGACGGCGTACCGGTGATCAGCGAGGTCGGCTATACGATAGACAACACCACCAAGACGCGGGCGCTTTTTGAGATAAATAAAGGCGTCTGGCTTTCCGACGGGCGTATTGAGGTGAACACGAACATCCCCGAGGAGCAGCGGCGCGTGAACTTTAAAAATATGATCTACATTGCCGACGGCCCGAGCGACGTTCCAGCCTTCTCGGTCGTCAACAAAAACGGCGGCGCGACCTTCGCCATCTATCCGCGCGGAAACCGGAAGGCCTTTGCGCAGGCGGAACAGCTGCGTATGGACGGGCGCGTCAATATGTTCGCCGAGGCCGACTACCGCGAAAACACTACCGCCTATATGTGGATAACGGAAAAGATAAAGGAGATGGCCGAGCGCATCTACGGCAGCGAACGGGAAAAGGTCTTCGACAACATTTCCGCCGCGCCGCGTCATCTGTCGTAA
- a CDS encoding GntR family transcriptional regulator produces the protein MQPIIKVPTLSELAYESIKAQILSCKIRPGERINIDQYSESLGVSTTPVREALSKLQQEGLVQYIPRTGWKISRISKQEFRKLQELKSLLEIALAERALPFIKPDNIPQMVLLNNEMKELFKPCSDGKPDLEKLLEANDRFHMYIFKFYDNDIMIEILQQTWNNLRYARLIWISSEEFLNNFYEEHNEIIAAIRDNDSAALRRAVEKHLRCGLGYMEACLEDK, from the coding sequence ATGCAGCCCATAATAAAAGTGCCTACGCTGAGCGAGCTGGCTTACGAAAGTATAAAAGCACAGATTTTATCATGCAAAATACGACCTGGTGAAAGAATAAACATCGACCAATATTCAGAAAGTCTGGGAGTAAGCACGACGCCCGTTCGCGAAGCTCTCTCAAAACTTCAGCAAGAAGGGCTGGTACAATATATCCCCCGAACTGGCTGGAAGATATCGCGAATCTCCAAACAGGAATTCCGCAAGCTTCAGGAGTTGAAATCCCTGCTTGAGATAGCACTCGCTGAGCGGGCGCTCCCTTTTATAAAACCAGACAACATACCACAGATGGTCCTGCTGAATAATGAAATGAAAGAATTATTCAAACCTTGCTCCGACGGGAAGCCTGACCTTGAAAAACTGCTCGAAGCAAACGACCGTTTTCATATGTATATCTTCAAATTTTACGATAATGACATTATGATCGAAATATTACAGCAGACGTGGAACAACCTTAGATATGCCAGGCTTATCTGGATATCATCCGAAGAGTTCCTCAATAACTTCTACGAGGAACATAACGAGATAATCGCCGCCATCAGGGACAACGACAGCGCCGCGCTGAGACGGGCCGTCGAGAAGCATCTGCGCTGCGGGCTCGGCTATATGGAGGCCTGCCTTGAGGATAAGTAG
- a CDS encoding DMT family transporter has product MALNNYWRGAGFALFAAACWGLISPIAKVLAAAGMDLMSVMVFRSLFTMTSVGIGLLVMRKFEVFRVDRETLRFYFISGTLSVAFAGGGFLTSLEYLTVAEALVIHYTFPLAAIIGSLFITREKPTFLQVVAGLLIVVGVYIGMGGSAEAIRSISLPGLLWGFLAVFGMAGQVLVTRRFSLSHKMNEFGLLFYSNVFGIVMLFVFKSFYYGWGDLCCLTAPLFSIMTLQAFTGSLLAYGAFFTALKYIPAAVASLLCTLEIVVAVGLTALFVDQIPSTHEITGCLLILVAIVCTSIPPRKRS; this is encoded by the coding sequence ATGGCTTTGAACAATTATTGGCGTGGGGCGGGGTTCGCTCTATTCGCGGCGGCCTGCTGGGGGCTCATCAGCCCGATCGCGAAGGTACTGGCGGCGGCGGGGATGGACCTTATGTCCGTCATGGTATTCCGTTCGCTTTTCACAATGACCTCCGTGGGCATCGGGCTGCTTGTGATGAGAAAGTTCGAAGTCTTCCGCGTTGACCGCGAAACGCTGCGTTTTTATTTTATCTCCGGTACGCTTTCCGTGGCATTCGCCGGCGGAGGTTTCCTCACCTCGCTTGAATACCTGACGGTTGCCGAGGCGCTTGTCATACACTATACTTTCCCGCTTGCGGCGATCATCGGTTCGCTCTTCATTACGCGCGAAAAACCGACCTTTCTGCAGGTCGTAGCTGGGCTTTTGATAGTTGTGGGGGTCTATATCGGCATGGGCGGAAGCGCCGAGGCGATACGGTCGATCTCGCTGCCTGGGCTCTTGTGGGGGTTCCTCGCCGTTTTCGGCATGGCGGGACAGGTACTTGTCACGCGTCGCTTCTCGCTCTCCCATAAGATGAACGAATTCGGGCTTCTCTTCTATTCAAATGTTTTCGGGATAGTAATGCTCTTTGTCTTCAAGAGCTTTTACTATGGCTGGGGCGATCTCTGCTGCCTCACGGCGCCGCTGTTTTCGATCATGACGCTGCAGGCCTTCACGGGAAGCCTGCTAGCCTACGGCGCGTTTTTTACGGCGCTGAAATACATTCCAGCCGCGGTGGCAAGCCTCCTCTGTACCCTTGAGATCGTCGTCGCGGTCGGACTGACGGCGCTCTTCGTCGATCAGATACCGTCGACGCACGAAATCACCGGCTGTCTGCTGATACTGGTCGCGATAGTCTGCACCTCGATACCGCCGAGAAAGCGAAGCTGA